The following is a genomic window from Rutidosis leptorrhynchoides isolate AG116_Rl617_1_P2 chromosome 8, CSIRO_AGI_Rlap_v1, whole genome shotgun sequence.
TGGCTGCAGTTCTTATTAACGGGTTTCGTAGTCAAGTAGACGAAATGAAATTGACATTAGATATGGTGTCCGATAAACTAAAGGTATGAGCATTATTTCAATGAGTATATAGATCAATACTGTATGTGTCGTCTTGGTATTCCAAACTAAAGTCAATTTGTTAAATTATTACGAGTATATATGTTGGTGTATATACTATTCCCCTTAAAATAGCAATGGTAAATGACTGCTTATTGATATTATGGTATCTGGTATCTATGTATATATCGATTGCAGATAATTTAGCACATTTATTCATGAGATCTATCTTATTACTTGATCTCAGGTGGCATTAGAGTTTGAAGAGCAGTGGGCTCATGGCAAAGTGAGTTGATGGTAAAGTGGGCCGATGACAAACGTCTTCGAAGGCTATTTTTATagttgtcgtgcaacgcacgggttcTTAATTGAAGTGATCGGATCATCTTGGACAGTTTGCCACAAGAAAACGTAACATACTTTACTATGTATTTATCAAACTGAGCAAGTACTACCGTCAAATGAAATTTCAACTTTTAGTTTATTAGATGTGCAAAGATACTCGTAATATTTAGCTTTGAATAACGTCAAATGATATAGCGTTTTACATTTCAATTTAGTGTGCTTGAGAGTCTCCGTGCAatgcacgggctcataaatctagtatatatatatatatatatatatatatatatatatatatatatatatatatatatatatatatatatatatatatatataacagttcaTAGTTCTATCTACATGTATTTTTTGTTCCTTACATTTCCTGGTTTTCTTTCTCATAATACTTGTATCATTTGGTTAGGTAGGTAGTTCTAGAGAACATATAACTTATTAGTAAGATGAAGTTATGGATAAGGAAGTCTAACCGAAATGGTTGCCCaatcatcatctatcatcatcatctatctatctatctatctattttactaataaaaaaaaaaaaaaaggaagctATGTCTACGTGGCGCCTCTATATTCATTCTCAATAAATTCTTTTTTCTGATAATTTTGAATTAAATAATTCGATAATTATAAATGAGTGACACGTGTCCTCTCTAATCGTCCGCTTTATTATTTCAAAAgggttttttttcttcaaaattagGGTTATTTTTCAAACACAACAAACCGTAGCATAACCAATCGATCTTCTACAAACCCTAATTCATCAGTTTCAATGTTCTTATAAATCGCAATCTCGAACTAACAGAACGCGATTAAACAACTATCGATTTAACAAACCCTACCCTCAACTACTAGCGAATTGCTGTCAAAATCGCTGTCTAAAATCGATTCAACAATACGATTTTCAAAACTGTAATGTAATGAAGACGGTAAGCTTTTTTATTCCATTAAACCTGTGTTCGACTTTTCTAATCATCTAATTTGTATATGCTACTATTCGATTGAAATGTTATTTTTTAATTTTGAAATCCTATACTTCGAATTATAATCTTATGCCAACATGTTTAAAATTACATGCTACACCTTCATATGTGATTTTTTAATTTTGAAATTACAGGGATTCAATGCTACGTTAACTGCACCAGTTGATAAACCTGATAAGACGTGGTGTGGTGGTGATCAGATAAGAGAAATGGGTCTTAAGTTACACCCAGATTTGAAAGAAACTTTGACCAGGATTTGTGATGATCCAAAAAACATTGTTGTCATCCTAAGTCGTAGTGACAGGGCCGTTTTAGACGAGGTATGATGTAGCTTTTCAGTGATTTTAATTCGAGGTGTATTGAATCTTGATGATGTGGTGAGTTGGTCTATTTACGGGTTACATCGAGTACAAGTTTATATTTGAGTTAAGATCAGTTTTATATAAACATCATTTTTTGATAGTTTGTTTGAACTGAATATAGGGTGAACTTAGTGCACAAGTTATTGTTAAAGCCGCACTACAGTCAATGGGCTGTGAAAACTGTTCATAGAGGTATGTTATGCAACCTTTTTCAGTTTGTATATTAGATATGTGACAATAGTTGCTTATGGTTTTAAAAGATTTATTTGGAAGGAACGGTTAATCATACTTAGTAATTTCAAACAAACATTTGTGTAATTCAAAACTCCTTACCTGTGGTATTTGGAGAATTATACATAtaattaatcttttttttttttttttttttttttccgctcAGGTGACAAAAAGAGAATAAAAATAAGTTGTTGAACAATGATTATAGTACATGATTACATGGCTGTCCATTACTTCTTAAAGACGTAAACTTTGAAACCGAATTCACGTGATTGCTCTTTTGAATATGATTATGGTTTTTGTACGGAATCCGATTGATTAGCTTGGAttcattttaaaattttaatgtAATTATTTTTTATTCACAGAAACCACTTGATGACTTCCAGTGGATGTATGGATTGAATGCTATAGTTTGAATTCAAAAGTTTTGAAATGGAGGAGGCATCCTTCTCTAAAGTATCTGATGTTGCAGAATGGGTCTTGGGATTCGCAAGCTTTACCCTTATAAGAACATAACTGTTGGTCAGCCTATTTGTAAAACCTATAATATAATATATGACCGTCAATCTGTAATATTGTAGATGTCAGCACTGGTATAGTTCATTTGTTGTTTAACCTTATGATTTTATGAGTTGTTTTAGGTAATTATTAGGCGTCGGCTCGATGAATGATGGAACGTCAACGAGTGTGTACTCGGATATTGATAGTCTTGGAGGTATAAtgctttttttttgttttttttttttttttttttgtttttttattatgTTTAACAGTTGTGATTTTTATAATTGCTACTCCAGTAAGCACATTATGTTTGATACAATAAGAATGTGTTATTTTTGGGTTGTGAATATGAAATATTTCATCATTCTGAGGGTGGGTAACAATATAGTGTTATGTTTTTGTTCAAATGTTTGTTGTTTAACAGTTGTTAAATACTTAGTTGCTGAATGTAATGATATTTAGCTATGTGGGTTCCTTTTGTATGTGTGAAGTCTTTTTTAACTTAAGGTGGAACGGGTCAAAAGGTGATCATACACATTTATGTTTGGGTTAAAAGGTGGAATGGGTCAAATTAGCGCCAGGTCAAACCAGATCAAACGGGTTTCATCAGATCATTTAAAGTTCTCGGCTATATTCAACATCACTTTTATATTTATACTTTGTAAAATATATGGTGTATTTAGAAAGTGGGTTGCAATtgccacctctaatcaattttatttttttgACAATGTTACTTAAAGTGAATTACTTAGAATTTTGAAGTTTTATAACAGGGGAGGAGCTCTAAACAATGATGAAATCTTTAAAATGATTGAATAAGTTTATGCATAGTTGTTAGTTAGTAAGTCCGGTAAGAAGTGTTTATTCAACTTCTTTCAGAATAATATATTTGAAGATTTCATAACTAGATTTGATGTTATCTATAATACTCACTTTCATAATAAGCTCTCTTTCAGGTTGCATAACTGTTTAACATATCTAAATTTATGTATAGAGCAGAATCCACACCAGACAAGAGACAATAGGTATTGGAAGTTCTCTCATGTAGCATTGGATCAATATAAATGGTTATTGTTCAGGTTAGTCATACTCATTATTTGCTATATTTCTTAAATTTCTTATGCTTATATGTTTCTATAACTAAAACCACTTCAAGATGATTTTAGCTGCTTGAGTTTTATATATTAGAGACTATTTAGAGTTATCGTAATTTATTTGCAATTTTGCATGTTATGAAATATAATGAGTGACAAGATTAAAGCGGTTTGATTGATAGCCTAGCCCATGCTTGAAAATCATGTCATTAAGGATGTATCTCAATCTTCCATTATTATGATCAGTTAGTTAGCTTACTTATATAGCCTTTTTTCATTATAGTAATGTGATGTTGCAACTTTTATGTCATGAAActtttatgtcatgaatgacttaaaAATACTAGCGAGTTGAAATTACCACCTATGCATCAATTTGTAAAATGTATGAAGGATTATAAGCGTTCATATTGTTGCCACACCTGTTGTTGAAACAAGTATTGCAATTTTTGTAGTTATCATAATTGTACATTTTTGTTACTTCTATGTTTGAAGAACACCAAGTGTTCCAAGTGTAATTTGTGCTTATTCTCATTCGTACTTGCATCTTTAGCAATACTATTATTATGAAATGTACATCAAAGTTTCATAGTTGGAGTTGCCGAAAAAGAAATTAATATACATCAAACTTTTAGAGTTGGAGTCGCTGAATAATGAGTTTAATATACATCAAACTTTGAGAGTCAACTCATTGTTGTGGAAATGAATGAAGTTTTACATATTCAGTTACCCTCAAAACTTATTTTAAGTTCAGTTACATACGTTTAGCTAACTTGTACAAAAGTACATTTCTATAGACTGATTAATTATGTTGCTATTATTAggttatatgaatatgaattgagtcCTCGCCTACAAGTTGGTTGCGGGTTGCGTTAGATGCATAATACTCATTTCTCCACATTGCAGGTTGCTTGATGTCTGCCATCTTACGGTAAGTCTTCTTAATTATTCATAATCAATTAAATAATTATTGTGTTCATTGAATGTATATCCAAAAAACATTAAAGATTTTTATATAGCATGACGGTAGAACGTCTTTTAAATAGTAATGTTGTAATTtcagtttcttaaaaaaaattacggaTAGTTAGTATGTGTTAAGATTTTTTTTTTCGTTGTCGCTTATTGTGTTTCTTGCACGATTGTTATTGGGATTGATTTTTCATTCGGTAGGCGTTTAGtaaatttttaagtttttaagCAGCTAATTCATTCTGAAAGTTTTTTGTCGAAAGGTAATTTCATAGGTGCTTATTAGTTGTTTACGTTGTCGATTCGTATTATTATCTTAACTTAATTTTTATAGTTCTCGAGTTATTGTTATACATTATATAGTTTGATACAACTTTTATCATTTGGTAGTTATATGGGTTGTTATAATCCGATTTATGTTTGTTGTTTTCAGTTTTTGCTCATGGGGTTTTCATCAAAGTTCATATCTGTTGTTCGTGTTTTGTGTTCGTAAAGGTACTTTATTTTATAATGGCAGCACTATCATTCTTGGATTGTAGGATAAAATTCTGTATTCGTAGAACTTTTGTCTGCTTCTTAAAAGCTTTGGTTGATCTGGAAAAACTCTGGTGTTCTAATGGTAGTCTGCTACAAAGAGTTTTCTTTCACGGGGTTTGCTAAGGAAGGAGATGCCATTAGTTCCTTGGGTCGTATTTGACCTTCTATCTTTTTAAATTTATTAAAGGGTGAATAATTATGGAAGAGGATTGGAGCTGAATGTAGTGCGACAACACATGAGGTACGTCAACCTCCTCCTACATTGGTGTTTATAGGATATTATCTTTTGAGCAATGGTAATTGTTAGTAATATGTTTTCATCTTTAGGAACCGAATAAGGGAACATCTTTGTATCATGCTAAGAGGGATGAAGTGACTTGTTAAAAGGTGCTACCATTAAGCTTTTGCAAGAAATTTTTGGAGTTCAAGCAGCAGTTGTCCAGTTGTGTATGCGACTGTCCGGAAACATGTTCCCAAATTAAAACAGACACAGTGAATTTTATCTATTGCTAAAGCTAAACCCTAAATTaggtttaatataaataaatatacaagTTATATCTATTGCTGAAAATAggtagatgacttttgttgacattTATAATAGGGAGAAGACTTATGTTGACTTTAACTCTGCTGCTTATAGATTTACTACATTCATGTTAGGCTGTTACTATTTGAGTTGAGAGTTTTTGTGTGCACTTGCCTACATTGGGGTTTAGTAATAAATAAGTAAAAGACTTTTGTTAATTGTTTTGTGTTGCTCATAGATTAATTACATGTTTGGTAAGCTGTTTCGTCTTCAGTTCAGAATTTCCCTATGCACTTCCATACATTCAGTTTTACTGAAAATTAAGTAGGAGACCTTTGTTGACAACTGAAAAATCTGTTTGCTgatgtatatgtattaatatgtatacatatatagatatcttATGTTGTTTGCTGGCTTTATATGTTGTTTGTTGACAtctattgacttttgttgactataTATGTTTTTTGTTGACTTATATTATATATAAGCACAAAGAAGTTGTCTTTAGTTATTAGTAGGGGTTAAATGACTATTGACTGAAGTAATCGCTACAACATAACTAAATGATACATATACTCTCATTTCATTGTCCTTTTTTTCCATAAGGTTATGGTAGTTTTATGCATCAGTTTCCTAAGTaggttaaaattttcaaataactGAATTCTTTTATTGTTATAACTTCTTTTTTGATCAACAATTGTTATTACTTAAACTAACTGATCTGTGAAGAAATGGGATCCCTTCCAGGGGGTTGAATTTATTACATTGCAAAGGGTCCGATTCTATTGTTGATTATAATGGAAAATCTAGGGATGGCGACCTCGGGTAACGGACACGAAGATTTTATACCCATGACCCGCCCCTCAGAAAAGAAATTTTACCCATCGGGCGCATTTACCCATCAATGGGTTGACGGTAATTTTTTTCGCCCGTGCCCGCAACCCGCTGATACCAGTTAGCCACGCGCAAACCCGCCTGTTAGAACTTTATGTAGCTCTATCCAGAACCCGTTTTCAGTCATGGACAACTTTATGTAGCTCTATCCAGAGTTAACTCAAAAAAAGGTTTGAAGGTTCTTATATTGAATAAGGATAAAGAATTATCAAGTACAACTAAAAACGTAGTCTACAAAGAAGTTTTGCACAAACTTTACTAACTTTTACTGCTTTTTCATTATGTAATTTTCATTCATGGAATACTTTTACTTATATGTTTTTGATTTATATATTGTTATCCATGTTTATTGTTTTCTATGTTACATACACGATCCTTTGCAAATGATTTTTCACTTAACAAGTCATGTTTACAACAATTCATAACTATATGATGTGTAATCAATAAAATTATAAACACAACTTATCAAAACTTTAGTGTTGTTTGAAGCGTACTAACACAAACTTTACTAATTCACCGACAACATCGTTAACTCATATATACATTTAAACAACAAAAAAATATTCGAATcagtccccgtgcaacgcacgggctcataaatctagttaaATGGAAAACGTTACAAATTTTACAAAGCCATTAGAAGCTAGGAATGTGACAGGAACCCCATGTATTTACAatgattattatgtt
Proteins encoded in this region:
- the LOC139861802 gene encoding alpha,alpha-trehalose-phosphate synthase [UDP-forming] 1-like isoform X2 codes for the protein MKTGFNATLTAPVDKPDKTWCGGDQIREMGLKLHPDLKETLTRICDDPKNIVVILSRSDRAVLDEGELSAQVIVKAALQSMGCENCS
- the LOC139861802 gene encoding uncharacterized protein isoform X1 yields the protein MGLGIRKLYPYKNITVGVGSMNDGTSTSVYSDIDSLGEQNPHQTRDNRYWKFSHVALDQYKWLLFRLLDVCHLTFLLMGFSSKFISVVRVLCS
- the LOC139861802 gene encoding uncharacterized protein isoform X3; this encodes MGLGIRKLYPYKNITVGVGSMNDGTSTSVYSDIDSLGEQNPHQTRDNRYWKFSHVALDQYKWLLFRLYEYELSPRLQVGCGLR